In Streptomyces sp. P3, one DNA window encodes the following:
- the tuf gene encoding elongation factor Tu codes for MPKTAYVRTKPHLNIGTMGHVDHGKTTLTAAITKVLADRGTGAFVPFDRIDRAPEEAARGITINIAHVEYETDTRHYAHVDMPGHADYVKNMVTGAAQLDGAILVVSALDGIMPQTAEHVLLARQVGVDHIVVALNKADAGDEELIDLVELEVRDLLTEHGYGGDAAPVVRVSGLRALAGDPRWTASVDALLDAVDTYVPLPERYLDAPFLLPVENVLTITGRGTVVTGAVERGTVRVGDRVEVLGAGVDSVVTGLETFGKPMDEAQAGDSVALLLRGVPRDAVRRGHVVAAPGSVTPRRRFSAEVYVLSTREGGRATPVSTGYRPQFYIRTADVVGDVDLGETAVARPGERVAMTVELGREVPLEPGLGFAVREGGRTVAAGTVTAVL; via the coding sequence ATGCCCAAGACCGCCTACGTGCGCACCAAGCCGCACCTCAACATCGGCACCATGGGTCACGTCGACCACGGCAAGACCACCCTGACCGCGGCCATCACCAAGGTGCTCGCCGACCGCGGGACCGGCGCCTTCGTGCCGTTCGACCGCATCGACCGAGCCCCGGAGGAGGCCGCGCGCGGCATCACCATCAACATCGCGCACGTCGAGTACGAGACCGACACCCGCCACTACGCGCACGTCGACATGCCGGGCCACGCCGACTACGTCAAGAACATGGTCACCGGCGCCGCGCAGCTCGACGGGGCGATCCTCGTCGTCTCCGCGCTCGACGGGATCATGCCGCAGACCGCCGAACACGTCCTGCTCGCCCGGCAGGTGGGGGTCGACCACATCGTGGTGGCGCTCAACAAGGCCGACGCCGGGGACGAGGAGCTCATCGACCTCGTCGAACTGGAGGTCCGCGACCTGCTCACCGAGCACGGCTACGGCGGCGACGCCGCGCCCGTCGTCCGGGTGTCGGGGCTGCGGGCGCTGGCGGGCGACCCGCGGTGGACGGCGTCGGTCGACGCGCTGCTCGACGCGGTGGACACCTATGTGCCGTTGCCCGAGCGGTATCTCGACGCGCCGTTCCTGCTGCCCGTGGAGAACGTGCTCACCATCACCGGCCGCGGGACCGTCGTCACGGGGGCGGTGGAGCGGGGCACGGTGCGGGTGGGCGACCGGGTCGAGGTGCTCGGCGCGGGCGTGGACAGCGTGGTGACGGGGCTGGAGACCTTCGGCAAGCCCATGGACGAGGCGCAGGCCGGCGACAGCGTCGCGTTGCTGCTGCGCGGTGTGCCGCGCGACGCGGTGCGCCGGGGTCATGTGGTGGCGGCCCCCGGCAGTGTGACGCCCCGACGCAGGTTCTCCGCCGAGGTGTACGTGCTGTCGACGCGCGAGGGCGGCCGTGCCACGCCCGTCTCGACCGGCTACCGGCCGCAGTTCTACATCCGCACGGCGGACGTCGTCGGGGACGTGGACCTGGGGGAGACCGCCGTGGCACGGCCCGGCGAGCGGGTCGCCATGACCGTCGAACTGGGCCGGGAGGTCCCGCTGGAGCCGGGGCTCGGCTTCGCGGTCCGCGAGGGCGGGCGGACGGTGGCGGCGGGCACGGTGACAGCCGTCCTGTAG
- a CDS encoding spermidine synthase — translation MPDVDRDRAWLLTVDGAPQSYVDLDEPTHLEFEYARRLGHVLDSVAEPGRPLDAVHLGGGALSLPRYLAATRPGSRQDVVEFDHGLLDLVAECLPLPTGAGIALHAADARAWLETAPDDSADVLVADVFGGSRVPAALTSLSYARQAGRVLRGDGVYLANLADSAPFGFLRSQLANLAAVFEELVLIAEPAVLRGRRFGNAVLAAAHRPLDVSALARRTASDAFPARVEHGPGLRRFIGDAHPVRDEDAVPSPEPPEGAFGIG, via the coding sequence ATGCCCGACGTCGACCGGGACCGGGCCTGGCTGCTGACGGTCGACGGCGCCCCGCAGTCGTACGTCGACCTCGACGAGCCGACCCACCTGGAGTTCGAGTACGCGCGCCGCCTCGGCCACGTCCTGGACAGCGTCGCCGAGCCGGGGCGGCCGCTGGACGCGGTGCATCTCGGCGGCGGCGCGCTCAGCCTGCCGCGGTACCTGGCCGCGACGCGGCCCGGATCCCGGCAGGACGTCGTCGAGTTCGACCACGGCCTGCTGGACCTGGTGGCCGAGTGCCTGCCCCTGCCGACCGGGGCGGGCATCGCCCTGCACGCCGCGGACGCGCGGGCCTGGCTGGAGACGGCGCCGGACGACTCCGCCGACGTACTCGTCGCGGACGTCTTCGGCGGCTCGCGCGTCCCCGCCGCACTCACGTCCCTCTCCTATGCCCGGCAGGCCGGACGGGTCCTGCGCGGTGACGGTGTCTACCTCGCGAACCTCGCGGACTCGGCGCCGTTCGGCTTCCTGCGCTCCCAACTGGCCAACCTGGCGGCGGTGTTCGAGGAACTGGTGCTCATCGCCGAACCGGCCGTGCTGCGCGGCCGCCGGTTCGGCAACGCGGTGCTCGCCGCCGCACACCGCCCGCTGGACGTGAGCGCACTGGCCCGCCGCACGGCCTCCGACGCGTTCCCGGCCCGGGTCGAGCACGGCCCCGGCCTGCGCCGCTTCATCGGGGACGCGCACCCGGTGCGGGACGAGGACGCCGTCCCCTCGCCCGAGCCGCCCGAGGGTGCGTTCGGCATCGGCTGA
- a CDS encoding DUF4442 domain-containing protein, whose amino-acid sequence MSVGEMLAATVPMARTLHLEFLEAGPEKAVVVLPDQGEFHNHVGGPHAGAMFTLGESASGAIVLAAFGDQLSRAVPLAVGAEIAYRKLAMGPVTATATLGRPAAEVVAELDAGERPEFPVAIEIRRADGAVTGEMTVVWTLRPNG is encoded by the coding sequence ATGTCCGTCGGCGAGATGCTCGCCGCCACCGTGCCGATGGCCCGGACCCTCCACCTCGAGTTCCTGGAGGCCGGTCCGGAGAAGGCCGTGGTCGTCCTGCCGGACCAGGGCGAGTTCCACAACCACGTCGGCGGCCCGCACGCCGGGGCGATGTTCACGCTCGGCGAGTCCGCCAGCGGCGCGATCGTGCTCGCCGCGTTCGGCGACCAGCTCTCCCGTGCGGTGCCGCTCGCCGTCGGCGCCGAGATCGCCTACCGCAAGCTCGCCATGGGCCCGGTCACCGCCACCGCCACCCTGGGCCGTCCGGCCGCCGAGGTGGTCGCGGAACTCGACGCCGGAGAGCGCCCCGAGTTCCCGGTCGCCATCGAGATCCGCCGTGCCGACGGGGCCGTCACCGGCGAGATGACCGTCGTCTGGACCCTGCGCCCCAACGGCTGA